Proteins encoded in a region of the Teredinibacter purpureus genome:
- the fliI gene encoding flagellar protein export ATPase FliI: MTTQFSTLKERLQQYQSFHKLNGFPEAQGRLTRMVGLTLEAVGLNVPVGRQCRVELSHGRELEAEVVGFHNEKTFLMPVQKIEGLQPGARVMPIHAHKNLSMGDHLRGRILNGIGQPLDGKGPVVTHDKVDLSPSTINPLHRHPIDEPLDVGIRAINSLLTVGKGQRIGLFAGSGVGKSVLLGMMTRFTTADIVVVGLIGERGREVKEFVDHILGDDGLKRAVVVAAPADDAPLMRLRASQLATRIAEYYRDQGKNVLLLMDSLTRFAQAQREISLAIGEPPATKGYPPSVFARIPELVERAGNADKGGGSITAFYTVLTEGDDLQDPIADASRAILDGHIVLSRQLAEEGIYPAIDIEASVSRVMPNIVDAGHLARAQQFKQLLSIYRSNKDLIAIGAYTRGTDPEIDRAIERQPHLKKYIAQKMAEPAHYILSRQLLETVLTTATPPAPQALGGAPDTTVQNARPVRPLAAGNR; encoded by the coding sequence ATGACCACACAATTTTCGACGCTTAAAGAGCGCCTGCAGCAATACCAATCTTTTCATAAGCTAAATGGATTTCCCGAGGCGCAAGGGCGGCTCACGCGAATGGTCGGTTTAACCTTAGAGGCCGTGGGCCTTAATGTTCCCGTTGGGCGCCAATGTCGTGTTGAACTCAGTCATGGTCGAGAATTAGAAGCAGAAGTGGTGGGGTTTCATAACGAAAAAACCTTTTTAATGCCGGTACAAAAAATTGAAGGGCTTCAACCTGGTGCGCGAGTAATGCCTATACACGCGCATAAGAATTTGTCGATGGGTGACCATTTAAGAGGGCGCATACTCAACGGCATTGGTCAGCCATTGGACGGCAAAGGGCCGGTTGTTACGCATGACAAAGTCGATCTTTCCCCCAGCACCATTAACCCCTTACATCGTCATCCGATTGATGAGCCGCTCGATGTTGGCATTCGCGCTATTAATAGTTTGTTGACTGTAGGCAAGGGGCAGCGCATTGGGTTATTTGCCGGCAGCGGTGTCGGTAAAAGTGTTTTACTCGGCATGATGACACGATTTACGACTGCCGATATTGTAGTGGTAGGCCTAATTGGCGAACGTGGTCGCGAGGTTAAAGAGTTTGTTGACCATATTCTGGGTGACGACGGCCTCAAACGTGCCGTAGTTGTGGCAGCCCCGGCAGACGATGCACCACTAATGCGTTTGCGCGCTTCTCAGTTGGCTACGCGTATCGCGGAGTACTATCGCGATCAGGGAAAAAATGTTTTATTACTCATGGATTCTCTTACCCGCTTCGCGCAAGCGCAACGCGAAATATCGTTAGCCATTGGTGAACCACCGGCCACAAAAGGATACCCACCCAGCGTGTTTGCACGCATTCCAGAATTGGTGGAACGGGCTGGCAATGCCGATAAAGGTGGAGGTTCAATTACTGCGTTTTACACAGTGCTAACCGAGGGCGATGATTTACAAGACCCCATTGCAGATGCGTCCCGTGCGATTTTAGATGGCCACATTGTATTGTCCCGTCAATTAGCAGAAGAAGGCATTTACCCCGCGATCGACATAGAAGCCTCCGTAAGCCGCGTAATGCCGAATATAGTGGATGCAGGTCACCTGGCGCGGGCGCAACAATTTAAGCAGTTGTTGTCAATCTATCGGTCGAATAAAGATCTCATTGCTATTGGTGCTTATACTCGTGGCACTGATCCAGAGATTGATCGCGCAATCGAGCGACAGCCACACCTAAAAAAATATATCGCTCAAAAAATGGCAGAACCGGCGCATTATATTCTCAGCCGACAATTACTCGAGACTGTATTAACGACAGCGACGCCGCCTGCACCACAAGCATTAGGTGGGGCGCCAGATACTACAGTGCAAAATGCTCGACCGGTGCGACCGTTGGCCGCCGGTAACCGCTAA
- a CDS encoding flagellar assembly protein FliH — MTDVSKQVNRIPQEDITVSDRVTAWDLPDVGQHKKVIKSAETEKKAAQKKANSERVETVTRQEKPKPPTAEQLQEMADQAQQEGYADGFKQGMEKGVSQGEVSGLKAGELKAYKETKKRSDDEIARLAAIASQLFDPLQNQDQQLENIIVSMVVSLSKRLLGDEISAAPEKIVTIVNRAVKALPVGASNITVFVNEEDAQLIDASIPPEHRTWDIMNDAALARGGCRIETADSLIDYSVETRLADYFVTLEEEGDTLNVTSENTSARDNTV, encoded by the coding sequence ATGACGGATGTTTCCAAGCAAGTGAATAGAATTCCACAAGAAGACATTACAGTGTCTGATCGTGTTACAGCGTGGGATCTTCCTGATGTAGGTCAGCATAAGAAAGTCATAAAAAGTGCAGAGACTGAAAAAAAAGCGGCACAAAAAAAAGCCAATAGCGAACGTGTCGAAACGGTTACTCGACAAGAAAAACCTAAGCCACCCACCGCTGAACAATTGCAGGAAATGGCCGATCAAGCACAGCAAGAAGGGTATGCTGACGGTTTTAAGCAAGGTATGGAGAAGGGCGTATCGCAAGGTGAGGTGTCCGGGCTGAAAGCGGGTGAGTTAAAAGCGTATAAGGAAACCAAGAAACGAAGTGACGATGAAATCGCACGATTAGCCGCCATTGCCAGCCAGCTTTTTGATCCCTTACAAAATCAAGATCAACAGCTAGAAAACATAATTGTATCCATGGTGGTGTCGCTGTCCAAACGGCTATTGGGCGACGAGATTTCGGCCGCACCCGAAAAAATAGTGACTATTGTGAATCGTGCGGTAAAAGCGTTACCCGTTGGCGCTTCGAATATTACCGTTTTTGTCAATGAAGAGGATGCACAGCTAATAGACGCCAGCATACCCCCGGAGCATCGTACATGGGACATTATGAATGACGCCGCACTGGCGCGCGGCGGTTGCCGTATTGAAACAGCCGATAGCCTAATCGATTACTCAGTGGAAACGCGGCTAGCCGATTATTTTGTGACGCTTGAAGAGGAGGGCGATACGCTCAATGTAACGTCTGAGAATACCAGCGCTCGCGACAATACCGTATGA
- the fliG gene encoding flagellar motor switch protein FliG gives MTDTPPTDADGKPIVSLNRVDQSAILLMTLGEKSAAEILRHMGPKEVQRLGTAMAQLSNVQQYEVEVVLNNFMEEVRTQTGLGMGADKYIRNMLVTALGEDKAHGLIDRILLGGNTTGLDTLKWMEARSIADIIRNEHPQIQAIVLAYLDPDQSAEILGYFQEKVRLDVMMRVAALDTVQPGALQELNDILEKQFSGSSGSQTKEMGGFKTAAEIVNNLDSAIGGELMDSIREVDEDMGNQISDLMFVFENLRDVDDKGIQSLLREVSSDVLILALKGADEALQEKIFSNMSQRAAELLRDDLEAKGPVKVSEVEGAQKEILTVARRMADAGEIMLGGGGEDML, from the coding sequence ATGACCGATACGCCACCAACTGACGCCGATGGAAAACCGATAGTCAGCCTCAACCGCGTTGACCAATCTGCTATCTTATTGATGACACTGGGAGAGAAAAGCGCAGCCGAAATCCTACGTCATATGGGCCCCAAAGAAGTCCAGCGGTTGGGTACCGCAATGGCGCAGCTCAGTAATGTACAACAGTACGAAGTAGAAGTGGTACTCAATAACTTTATGGAAGAGGTGCGCACCCAAACGGGCTTGGGTATGGGCGCAGATAAATACATTCGTAATATGTTGGTAACCGCGCTCGGGGAAGATAAAGCACACGGCCTCATCGATCGTATATTGTTAGGTGGTAATACAACAGGCCTCGATACACTCAAATGGATGGAAGCGCGTTCCATTGCCGATATTATTCGCAATGAACACCCGCAAATTCAAGCCATTGTTTTAGCGTACCTAGATCCCGATCAATCGGCCGAAATATTGGGCTATTTTCAAGAGAAAGTACGTTTAGATGTAATGATGCGTGTTGCCGCATTAGATACCGTACAGCCCGGTGCCTTACAAGAGTTGAATGATATTCTCGAAAAACAATTCTCGGGTAGTTCCGGATCGCAAACCAAAGAAATGGGTGGGTTTAAAACCGCTGCTGAAATTGTGAATAATCTCGATAGCGCTATTGGTGGCGAATTAATGGATTCCATTCGCGAAGTGGACGAAGATATGGGTAATCAAATATCCGATCTTATGTTTGTATTTGAAAACCTGCGCGATGTTGACGACAAAGGTATTCAATCACTCTTGCGAGAAGTTTCCTCCGATGTGCTCATATTGGCCCTTAAAGGGGCGGACGAAGCCTTACAGGAAAAAATATTCAGCAATATGTCTCAACGTGCGGCCGAGTTGTTACGGGATGACCTTGAAGCGAAAGGGCCCGTTAAAGTTTCCGAGGTTGAGGGTGCGCAAAAAGAAATCCTTACTGTGGCCAGACGTATGGCCGATGCCGGAGAAATTATGCTTGGTGGTGGTGGAGAAGATATGCTCTAA
- the fliF gene encoding flagellar basal-body MS-ring/collar protein FliF: MASAETASSAGTSDLIEGFNNLNIVRQAGLMIGLAASVAIGFAVVLWSQGEDYKPLYGSLDRLDSSEVGQILDFNEIPYKIDGSSGALMVPVDEVHRARIVLAENGVQGDKSIGFELLDQEQPLGTSQFMEATRYRRGLEGELSRTISSINSVRGARVHLAIPKRTVFVRDGREPSASVFLDLFPGRPIKPKQINGIANLVAASIPELDVENVTVVDQKGNLLSVGIEDEKLVLADQHLDYARKVENDIVLRIRRLLSPIVGDANFKTEVAADIDFTEIEQAEESFNPDLPAIRSEQTVEEQRVGAAGGGGIPGALTNQPPAGGQAPEVAGPRGDEEPPAPSSNTRSQATRNFELDRTVSYTKHEKGRVRRITVAVVVDDKKKLDAESGEITSQRWTDVELERLAILVRDAVGFSAVRGDSVNILNETFIPLPIVDDLSDAPLWEQDWFKQLAKQLTGAFIIMILITGLLRPVLKSLAGTGSKSKEQEEAKEMAALQASGIDSFDSLSDETVTLTGGDALALPSPEESYEQQLNAVKGLVAEDAGRVAQVIKRWINEE; the protein is encoded by the coding sequence ATGGCCAGTGCAGAAACAGCTAGCTCAGCAGGAACCAGTGATTTAATCGAAGGGTTTAACAACCTCAACATTGTTCGCCAAGCCGGTTTGATGATTGGCTTAGCGGCAAGCGTAGCCATCGGTTTTGCTGTTGTGTTATGGAGCCAAGGAGAAGATTACAAGCCGCTATATGGTAGTCTCGATCGTTTAGATTCCTCTGAAGTGGGGCAAATATTAGATTTCAATGAAATCCCTTATAAAATAGACGGCTCTTCCGGCGCGCTAATGGTACCCGTAGACGAAGTGCACAGAGCACGTATTGTTCTGGCTGAAAATGGGGTACAAGGTGATAAAAGTATTGGCTTCGAATTACTAGACCAAGAGCAGCCGTTAGGTACCAGCCAATTTATGGAAGCCACGCGCTATAGACGCGGGCTAGAAGGCGAACTTTCACGCACAATCTCCAGTATCAATTCGGTACGTGGCGCACGGGTGCACTTGGCAATTCCAAAGCGAACGGTGTTTGTACGCGATGGGCGAGAACCCAGTGCCTCCGTCTTTCTCGATTTATTTCCCGGGCGACCGATTAAACCAAAGCAAATTAATGGCATTGCTAATTTGGTTGCGGCAAGTATTCCTGAATTAGATGTTGAGAATGTTACCGTGGTGGACCAAAAAGGTAACCTACTCTCCGTTGGCATTGAAGATGAAAAATTAGTGCTTGCCGACCAGCATCTCGATTACGCGCGCAAAGTGGAAAACGATATTGTATTGCGTATTCGCCGCTTGCTGTCACCCATAGTCGGCGACGCAAATTTCAAAACGGAAGTTGCCGCCGATATCGATTTTACAGAAATAGAGCAAGCCGAAGAATCGTTTAACCCCGATTTACCCGCAATTCGCAGTGAACAAACCGTTGAAGAGCAGCGAGTGGGTGCGGCAGGCGGCGGTGGGATTCCGGGTGCCCTTACCAATCAACCACCGGCGGGAGGACAGGCCCCTGAAGTAGCGGGCCCAAGAGGAGATGAAGAGCCGCCAGCACCTTCCAGTAATACTCGCTCCCAAGCAACGCGTAATTTTGAACTCGATCGAACCGTAAGCTACACCAAACATGAAAAAGGGCGGGTACGACGCATCACCGTTGCCGTTGTTGTGGATGATAAAAAAAAGCTAGACGCTGAGTCGGGCGAGATAACCTCCCAGCGCTGGACCGATGTCGAATTGGAACGCTTGGCTATACTGGTAAGAGATGCGGTAGGCTTCTCTGCGGTACGGGGTGACAGTGTGAATATATTAAATGAGACGTTTATACCCTTACCGATAGTCGACGATTTAAGTGATGCCCCCTTATGGGAGCAGGATTGGTTTAAACAGCTGGCGAAACAACTTACCGGCGCGTTTATTATCATGATTTTAATCACGGGGTTACTACGGCCCGTATTAAAAAGCTTGGCGGGAACGGGCTCTAAATCCAAAGAACAAGAAGAAGCGAAAGAAATGGCAGCGCTACAAGCGTCCGGTATAGATTCCTTCGATTCGCTGTCTGATGAAACCGTAACGCTTACCGGGGGTGACGCCCTAGCGTTACCCAGCCCAGAAGAAAGTTATGAACAACAACTCAATGCGGTGAAAGGTTTAGTAGCAGAAGACGCCGGCCGCGTTGCTCAAGTCATCAAACGCTGGATTAATGAAGAATGA
- the fliE gene encoding flagellar hook-basal body complex protein FliE, with amino-acid sequence MTDRMDVNRLLMEMRAIKQQTNAFGNPGAIAGRDRVEGTQALGQASKVNGPGFGEIMEQAVNKVNEVQQASSSMSEAYVRGDQNIDVTDVMIASQKAGVAFDAMLQVRNKLVEAYRDVMNMPI; translated from the coding sequence ATGACAGATCGAATGGATGTAAACCGCCTTTTAATGGAAATGCGTGCGATAAAACAGCAGACCAATGCCTTCGGTAACCCCGGCGCAATCGCGGGACGAGACCGTGTAGAGGGCACGCAAGCCCTAGGGCAAGCGTCGAAGGTTAACGGCCCCGGCTTTGGTGAAATTATGGAGCAGGCCGTCAATAAAGTGAATGAAGTACAGCAAGCGTCTAGCTCAATGTCGGAAGCGTATGTTCGCGGCGATCAAAATATTGACGTAACGGATGTCATGATCGCCTCGCAAAAAGCCGGCGTTGCTTTTGACGCGATGCTGCAAGTGCGTAACAAATTAGTTGAAGCCTATCGCGATGTAATGAACATGCCCATCTAA
- a CDS encoding PA3496 family putative envelope integrity protein, with translation MGIEVLGSSSDLNNVILELALETDESFEGGHRNDELTVDSRRQLENKIEELRLLREMQEFDFDI, from the coding sequence ATGGGTATTGAAGTTTTGGGTAGTTCTTCTGACTTGAACAACGTTATTTTGGAGTTGGCCCTCGAAACAGATGAAAGTTTCGAGGGTGGGCACCGTAACGATGAGTTGACTGTTGATTCGCGAAGACAACTAGAAAATAAAATTGAAGAGTTGCGTTTGTTAAGAGAAATGCAAGAATTTGATTTTGATATCTAA
- a CDS encoding sigma-54-dependent transcriptional regulator, whose product MRTSKNGTQRTVSILVVEDDGDLREALVDTLELQHFSVNQAENAEVAVDLLKRDHTFDLIISDVNMGAMSGHDLLHHVRQEYPQIPVLLVTAYASISDSVEAIRNGAVDYLVKPFESKVLIETVNQYVGGSVNKSCEPIAVSESSQQLLVLATRVAQSDSTVLLIGESGTGKEVLAHYIHEKSPRKNQPFIAINCAAIPENMLEAMLFGHEKGAYTGAHSSAPGKFEQANGGTLLLDEISEMDLGLQAKLLRVLQEREVERLGGRKNIALDVRVIATSNRDMRQQVAEGLFREDLYFRLSVLPLQWAPLRDRKEDILPLAESLLARHAAKQHRQGVEFTPEALDTLLNYAWPGNVRELDNVMQRALILQPGNQLGAVDLGLNTLTQYSEKPSLVDAVAQHTRDVFTSVALNVAGGQMGGDNAAAPQTSDPAARLGRDLMKREFEIILHTLRQERGSKKHTAERLGISPRTLRYKLAKFREEGYSLDPVTG is encoded by the coding sequence ATGAGAACCTCAAAAAACGGCACGCAACGAACAGTGTCCATTCTAGTCGTCGAAGACGATGGCGACCTACGAGAAGCCTTAGTGGATACGTTGGAATTACAGCACTTTTCGGTCAATCAAGCCGAAAATGCCGAAGTCGCTGTCGACCTGCTAAAGCGAGACCACACCTTTGATCTCATCATTTCCGACGTTAATATGGGGGCTATGAGTGGGCACGATTTATTGCACCATGTGCGTCAAGAATACCCGCAAATACCCGTGCTGTTAGTGACGGCCTACGCCAGTATTAGTGACTCAGTAGAGGCGATACGTAATGGTGCGGTGGACTACTTGGTGAAACCGTTTGAGTCAAAAGTATTAATTGAAACCGTCAACCAGTACGTAGGCGGCAGCGTTAACAAAAGCTGCGAACCGATTGCCGTCTCCGAATCGAGTCAGCAACTATTAGTGCTCGCAACACGTGTTGCGCAATCCGATTCCACCGTGCTCTTAATTGGAGAGTCGGGTACCGGTAAAGAGGTGCTCGCACACTATATTCACGAAAAATCACCCCGAAAGAATCAACCCTTTATCGCCATTAACTGTGCCGCCATCCCCGAAAATATGCTTGAAGCCATGCTGTTTGGCCATGAAAAAGGCGCCTATACCGGTGCACACAGTTCTGCACCGGGAAAATTTGAACAAGCCAATGGGGGGACGCTGTTACTGGATGAAATTTCAGAAATGGACCTAGGTCTGCAAGCGAAATTATTGCGCGTGCTGCAAGAGCGAGAAGTAGAGCGTTTGGGCGGGAGAAAAAATATCGCGCTGGATGTGCGCGTAATTGCCACCTCTAACCGGGATATGCGTCAACAGGTGGCAGAGGGGCTTTTCCGCGAAGATCTCTATTTCCGCCTAAGTGTATTGCCCCTGCAGTGGGCACCCCTGCGTGATCGTAAAGAAGATATTTTGCCACTGGCCGAAAGCCTATTAGCACGTCATGCCGCTAAGCAGCATCGCCAAGGAGTAGAATTTACACCCGAAGCACTGGACACCCTGCTGAATTATGCATGGCCAGGCAATGTACGTGAACTCGATAATGTGATGCAACGTGCGTTAATTTTACAGCCTGGAAATCAATTGGGTGCAGTTGACTTAGGGCTAAATACGCTAACACAATACAGTGAAAAACCGTCACTGGTGGATGCTGTAGCGCAGCATACACGGGATGTGTTTACATCGGTTGCCCTTAATGTTGCCGGTGGCCAAATGGGCGGAGATAACGCCGCAGCGCCTCAAACGTCGGACCCAGCCGCACGCCTAGGCCGAGACCTCATGAAACGAGAGTTTGAAATTATTCTGCATACATTACGCCAGGAAAGGGGCAGCAAAAAACACACCGCAGAACGTCTAGGAATAAGCCCAAGAACGCTGCGTTATAAATTGGCAAAGTTTCGAGAAGAGGGCTACTCACTCGACCCCGTAACCGGTTAG
- a CDS encoding sensor histidine kinase — MTVNCREMSSLSPTPVSPSSSALLGSTPDVKAETLAAAFAFFNETSTQLENSYRLLEDRVGQLTQELDQVSAEKKAEQSEKQQIASQMQVLLSVLPGGVIVLDARGHIVEANPAAQQLLASGLTGRLWRDVIGECFAPRNDDGLEVSTKLGRRLSVATSSLDEGKVADVTQGGQIILLTDLTETRQLQQHVSRSERLSAMGKMVSALAHQIRTPLSAAMLYADHLCHSTLSPEKRSDFSRKLFSRLQHMERQVRDMLLFVKSELPLNDDITLRDLEQGFKEAAEIPLQTAGAVCDWQNHLPQRRIKCHREALISALMNLINNGLQASASEPHLTVTFNEHADFPGFVAVSVNDKGTGMSAELLSTAREIFVTTKSQGTGLGLAVVQSVARAHGGGFELASPPNHGVTATLRIPLSH, encoded by the coding sequence GTGACAGTTAACTGTCGGGAGATGTCCAGCTTGTCGCCAACACCCGTATCGCCATCGTCATCAGCATTATTAGGCTCCACACCCGATGTTAAGGCCGAAACCTTAGCCGCAGCGTTTGCGTTTTTTAACGAGACCTCCACACAGCTCGAAAACTCGTACCGATTGCTAGAGGATCGCGTGGGGCAGCTCACCCAAGAACTCGACCAAGTATCGGCCGAGAAGAAGGCTGAGCAATCCGAAAAACAACAGATAGCAAGCCAAATGCAGGTGTTGCTTAGTGTGTTACCCGGTGGCGTTATCGTGCTAGATGCGCGCGGGCATATTGTAGAGGCTAACCCCGCCGCTCAGCAGTTGCTCGCATCTGGTTTAACGGGGCGATTATGGCGAGACGTAATAGGTGAATGCTTTGCGCCACGCAATGACGACGGTTTAGAAGTTTCGACAAAGTTGGGCCGACGCTTAAGTGTTGCCACCAGCTCTCTTGATGAAGGCAAGGTTGCCGACGTTACACAGGGTGGTCAAATTATTCTGCTCACGGATCTAACCGAGACACGACAGTTACAGCAGCACGTGAGCCGCTCCGAACGATTATCGGCAATGGGTAAAATGGTCTCAGCGTTGGCTCATCAAATACGAACGCCCTTATCGGCGGCGATGTTGTATGCCGACCACCTGTGTCACTCCACCTTGTCACCAGAGAAAAGAAGCGACTTTTCTCGCAAGCTTTTTAGCCGTCTACAACATATGGAACGCCAAGTGCGGGATATGCTGCTATTCGTAAAAAGTGAATTGCCGCTTAACGATGACATTACACTTCGCGACTTAGAGCAGGGCTTTAAGGAAGCGGCCGAAATCCCCTTGCAAACGGCGGGGGCGGTATGTGATTGGCAAAATCACCTGCCGCAGCGCCGCATTAAATGTCATAGAGAAGCGCTTATTAGCGCATTAATGAACCTAATTAATAATGGCCTGCAGGCGTCTGCATCGGAGCCACACCTTACCGTGACGTTCAACGAACATGCTGACTTTCCTGGTTTTGTGGCGGTAAGTGTCAACGATAAGGGAACGGGTATGTCGGCAGAATTATTGTCGACCGCGCGCGAAATATTCGTGACCACAAAATCGCAGGGTACAGGTTTGGGGTTGGCGGTTGTGCAATCAGTGGCGCGTGCTCACGGTGGCGGTTTCGAATTGGCATCGCCACCCAATCACGGCGTTACCGCAACATTACGAATACCACTCTCGCATTAA
- a CDS encoding phosphoribosylaminoimidazolesuccinocarboxamide synthase, which produces MNLADRVLSVNNDLPIRTDQPVHSGKVRSVYWLTEADSKRLIRDKGYNVAADAPLAIMVISDRISAFDCIWHGEGGMNGVPGKGAALNAISNHWFGLFREKGLANSHILDIPHPFVWIVQKAKPVMIEAIARQYITGSMWRAYTKGERDFCGIELPEGLKKDQKLPELLITPSTKGILTGIPGVPEADDVNITRADIEQHYEAFNFRTPSDIDVYETLLREGFDVITDELEKLDQIFVDTKFEFGYVTNAKGEEELIYMDEVGTPDSSRIWDGPQYRDGNVIEKSKEEFRQQLLNHFPDPDILLNKDRMPERQGLARDNALPEAVLMQISATYTGIAEKITGKPIILSDNPKAEIVDVLRREFDLIV; this is translated from the coding sequence ATGAATCTTGCCGATCGCGTTCTATCTGTGAATAACGACCTTCCCATCCGTACAGATCAACCTGTCCATAGCGGTAAAGTCCGTTCGGTATATTGGTTAACCGAGGCCGACAGCAAACGATTGATCCGAGATAAAGGCTATAACGTTGCGGCCGATGCCCCTTTAGCTATTATGGTTATTAGCGATCGTATCTCGGCATTTGATTGTATTTGGCACGGTGAAGGCGGTATGAATGGCGTACCGGGCAAAGGTGCTGCGCTCAACGCTATATCCAATCATTGGTTTGGTCTGTTTCGGGAAAAAGGTTTGGCCAACAGCCATATTCTCGATATTCCACACCCGTTCGTATGGATCGTTCAAAAAGCTAAGCCGGTTATGATAGAGGCGATAGCGCGTCAATATATTACGGGCTCCATGTGGCGCGCCTACACCAAAGGCGAGCGTGACTTTTGTGGTATAGAGTTGCCAGAGGGTTTGAAGAAAGATCAAAAGTTACCTGAGCTGCTCATTACGCCATCAACCAAGGGTATTTTGACCGGTATTCCCGGTGTACCCGAAGCAGACGACGTGAACATTACACGCGCCGATATTGAACAACATTACGAGGCGTTTAATTTCCGAACGCCGAGCGATATCGATGTGTACGAAACGCTGCTACGCGAAGGCTTCGATGTGATAACAGACGAACTGGAAAAGTTGGATCAAATCTTTGTTGATACCAAATTTGAGTTTGGCTACGTAACCAATGCAAAAGGCGAAGAAGAGCTTATCTATATGGATGAAGTGGGTACACCAGATTCTTCCCGTATATGGGATGGCCCACAGTACCGCGACGGAAACGTTATCGAAAAATCGAAAGAAGAATTTCGTCAGCAGCTACTTAACCACTTTCCAGACCCCGATATTTTATTGAATAAAGATCGTATGCCAGAACGCCAAGGGTTGGCCCGTGACAACGCCTTGCCGGAAGCTGTTCTTATGCAAATCTCGGCAACCTATACAGGTATCGCCGAAAAAATTACCGGCAAGCCTATTATTCTTTCTGATAACCCTAAAGCCGAAATTGTTGACGTATTACGCCGCGAGTTCGATCTCATCGTATAA